The sequence below is a genomic window from Rhodococcus sp. 4CII.
TCGAGCGAGAACGCCGCATTCAAACCGGTGCTGGTGGACGGTGCAACGGGCGAGGCGGTGGTGCCGCACGGCTCCCTCGGATTCCGTTACGGCGACGAGGGAATGGGGAATGGAACCTGGACCGGGTGTCGAGCACGCTGGTCGCCGCGACCCCGGTGAGCGCCGGTGGGGTATCCGCCTCGTCGATTCACCGCGCGCGATCGCCGGTCAGCCGGCCGACGAACACCACGACGAGGAGCAGCCGGGCGGTCCGGAGCTGATTCGCCGATACGTGCAGGTCGCACCGAGGGGATAACGCGGTTCCCCGGAGCAGATGCTGACGGCCGGGTAAGTTCGACTCGTGGGTGACACGGCAGTCGACCCGGAGAAGGCGTACGAGGCCCTCTCCGATGGCGCGCGCCTCGCCCTCCTCGGCAACCCGGAGGGCATCATGCCGCCGCAGTTCATCGGGCAGGTCATGACCGTGTGCGGGCAGGCGTGTGTCGCCAGCATCACGGCGGGAGCCGATTCGTTGCCGCAGATGGCGATGCTCCAGGGTCCGGTCTCGGAGTACCTCGCCCGGTGCAGGAGCGCACTGGACGCGTGGTGGAACTCGCTGACGCCGCAACTGCGTGCGGTCATCAGGTGTCGTGAGGAGTTTCCCGAATCGATGGCGCCCGTGTTTCCCCAGCACAGTCCGTGGACCGCAGCCTCCACACCGGGGTCGCACCTGCTGGTCCGCGATTATCTGGAGTTGCAGGCCACGGGACGCGAGTTGATGTAGGGCGCCCGGACGAATCGGCCGCGCCGCCCCACCAGGTTTCCGGATCTGCCGTGACGATGTCGGTCCCCGCGCGCACACGCCGGGATGGAGCTTTCGCAGCCCTTCGAATGGCGTGGCCGATCGGTGGCATGGGACAGGTTCGGGGTGTGCAGGGTGAACTGCTCGCCGATCTCCTCGGTCGATGGACGAGGGCCGGGCCGCGTTCTACCGCAGATCGCCGGGGTCGACGAGCGGTACACCGACGAGATCCAGGGCCGGCACGCGTCGATCGACGTTCCGGTCACGGTCGTGTGGGGGAGGGACGACGCCTGGATCCCCGTCGACCACGCCGAGGAATTGGCCCGCCTGATCCCGGGCGCGGCGTTCGAGATCATCGACGACGCCGGGCATCGGATCCAGTTCGACGCGCCGGTCGCGCTGGCGACGGCCCCGCACAGGTGGCTCACGGCGCGGTCAACCCGTCGATGACGGCGGCGGTGCTGTCGGCGATGGCCTGGTTGTTTCCCTGCGCGTCCTCCTGATCGGTGAGGCTGTCGGTGAGGATGGTGAGCGCGATCGGGTCGCCCTCCGGACTCCACACGACGCCGGCATCGTTCGCGGTGCCGAAACCGCCGCCGCCGGTCTTGTCGGCGGCAGACCATCCGGGCGGCAGTCCGGCGCGCATGCGCTTGTCCGAGGTCTTGCTCGACCGCATCCAGTCGAGAAGTTGATCGCGGCTCGCCGCATCGAGGACGTCTCTCAGGAGCAGCGCCCGCACACCCTGTGCGAGTCCGTTCGGTGTCGTCGTGTCGCGCGGGTCGCCGCGGAATGCGGTGTTGAGTTCGGTTTCCCACCGATCCAATCGGGTGCTCTCGTCGCCGACGTCGCGGGCGAGGGCGGTGATCGCCTGCGGCCCGCCGACCTCGCGGAGGAGGTAGTTTCCGGCGGTGTTGTCGCTCTGCGTGAGTGCCGCTTCGGCGATCTGCCCCAGGGTCATCGGGGTCCCGACCGCTGCGGCGGTGACCGGCGAGTTCTCGACGAGGTCGCCGGGTTCGACGACAACCGTGTCGTCGAGTGAGATCGTTCCGTCCTCGACCTTGCGCAGAACCGCGGCGGACGCGTACGCCTTGAACGTCGAGCACATCGCGAACCGCTCCTCGCCCCGGTGGCTGTAGACCTCGCCGGTCGCGGTATTGACGGCCGCCACCCCGATCCGGGTGGAGTATCGCGCCTCCAGGGCGTCGATCTTCGCGTCGAGCGACTGAACATCGGGTGCCGTCGCCGCCGATGTCGTGGGAGGGGCTTGTTCCGCCGTGGCCGTGCACGCGCCGGCCAGCACGGGCAACGCCAGAGCCAGAGCGGAGAAGCCGCGACGGCCGATGCGCCTGCGTTTCGGGTGGTTTCGGTGTGTGAGCATGAACCCAATGTCGGGTGCCCCCGCTCATAGCGCAAAGACGCATGCGTCGTCGCGGCGAGTCGGGTGCGCTATCACCCCAGTTCAGGTCCCCGTTTTATGCACGGGAATTGGCCGCGTCGTCCGGCGAGGGCGGCCGGAACTGGTTGAATGATCGCCATGGATCTGCTCCGCCACCTGAGTTTCTTTGTCGCCGTGGCGGAAGAGGGGCACTTCGGTAACGCGGCACAGCGACTCGGGATGACCCAGCCACCGCTGTCGCAGGGTGTGCGGCGGCTCGAACAGCGACTCGGCACCGAATTGGTTCAGCGTGGTGCTCGCGGTGTCGGGCTCACCGACGCCGGACGCCAATTGCTTCCGCGTGCGCGGCTTCTCGTCGCCGACGCGGCGAGATTCGAGGACGAGGCGCAGCGCATCGCGGGTGGCCGAGATGCGCCGGTGCGCTGGGGTGTCCCGCACTCGGTGGCCGACGGGGTCGTGGTGCGGTGTGTTCGTGTGCTGCGAGACGCGGACGAGGCCCGCGACACCCGGGTGGTGACGACCACGGCGTCCACCACCGAACTCGTCGACGCCGTCCGGGCGGGCAGTCTCGATGTCGCTGTGGTCGAACATCCCGCCCTGCTGACCGGTCTCGACAGCGGACCGGTGCTGAAACTCCGGCGGTGGGTGGTGGTGCCGGACGACCATCCGGTGGCGACCACGAAGAAGGCGCAGGTGCGGATGCTGCGCGGGCTGACGCTGGCCACCGGCCCGCGGTCGGACAATCCGCCGGCACACGACCTGTTCGTCGACCTGTGGCGGGCCCGGGGTCTGGACCCCGACATCGTGGTCGCGCCGGGGCCGCGGGAACTCCTCACCCACGTTTCCGCCGGTGGGCATTTCGGCGTGACGGCGACGGCCCCCACGGTGATGCCGGGTGTGGCCTGGGTCGATCTGCTGCGTGACGAGCTCGCGCTGCGCCTGCGTGTCGTCTGGCGACCCGGCGCCGACGTCGCGGTGTCCGCCGCCGCCCTCGACCGGGTGTTGTTCAAGGCCGATCGATGACGCCGTCAGCGGAGAAGCGGATCCGCGACGTCTTCGCCGACGCCGGCTGCATCGGATGGTTGCACGCCCGCCGCGTCGGAACCCCGGACCAGGGCGCAGGTGACATCGCCGTCGGTGCGGACGATCTGGTGGTGCTGGCGTCGGTCTACAAACTTCCGCTGTTCGTATCCCTCTGCCGCGCTTTCGATTCCGGGGAGCTGTCGCCGACCGCGACCGTCCGGGTCACTCCGGCCGACTGCACCCCGGGGCCCACCGGGGTGTCGACGTTCCGTGACCCGGTCGTGCTGAGCTGGCGGGATCTCGCGCTGTCGATGATGACGGTGTCGGACAACGCGGCCGCGGACCTGGTTCTGGGGCGGGTAGGACTCGAGAGCGTCGAGCGGGTGCTGTCCGATCTCGGACTCACGAGCACCCGCGTCATCGGCGGCACCGCGGATGCGCACAGCAGTCTGGTGATCGACGCCCACGCGCACACCACCGCCGAAGCGTTCGCCGCACTCGCCGACAACGACGAGGCGTGGACCGTGTCCGCCTACGACCCGTCGTATGCGAGCGCGACCACGCCGCGGGACATGACCACGTTGCTCGATGCGATCTGGACGGGCAGGGCGGTGCCCGGGCCGCACGCCGCGTTCGTCCGGCAGGCGATGTCTGCGCAGGTGTGGCAGCACCGCATCCGCTCCGGGTTCCCGTACTCCGACGTGGACGTGGCCGGCAAGACCGGAACCATCGGCGCCATCCGCAACGAGGTCGCCGTCGTGACGTTTCCCGGTGAGGTCCCCGTCGCCGTCGCGGTGTTCACCCGGGCCGCCCGAGCGGATCCGGTCCTGCCCGTCGTCGATGCCGCGATCGGGCACGCCGCCCGGATCGCGGTGACCGAACTCCGCTCCGGGCGACTCGACTGAAGGCCCTCAGCCGGGATACCGACGGGGTGTGAACACCCTCGGCCCGTGCTCGTTCTCGACGACGGTCGTCATGGAAGAACCCACGATGAGCAGGCAGCGCATGTCGATCTCGGCCGGGTCGAGGTCGGCGAGCCGTACGACCCGCACCGACTCCTGCGCGCCGGCCACGTCGCGGCCGATGATCACCGGGGTGTCGGGGGAGCGGTGTTCGAGAACGAGGTCGCGCATCGCCGCGACCTGCCAGGTGCGCGACTTCGACGCGGGGTTGTACACGGCGAAGGCCATGTCGGCGCTCGCCACTGCCGAGATGCGCTGCGCCACCACGTCCCACGGCTTGAGCCGGTCCGACAGCGACAGGACGGCGTAGTCGTGCCCGAGGGGGGCGCCGACCCGGCTCGCGACGGCGTTCGCGGCCGTCATCCCGGGCAGGACCCGGACCGGAACGCCGCGCCACTGTTCTTCGGCCGCGACTTCGAGCACGGCGGCGGCCATAGCGAACACGCCCGGGTCACCGGACGACACGACGGCGACGCGGGCCCCGTTCTTCGCGAGGTCGAGCGCCATCGCGGCGCGTTCGGCCTCGACCCGGTTGTCGCTGGAGTGGCGCCGCTGGCCCGGACGTTCGGGGACCCGGTCGATGTACGGGCCGTAGCCGACGAGGTCGGTGGCCAGCGACAGTTCGTGCTGCACTTCCGGGGTCGTCCAGGCCTGATCGCCGGGGCCGAGCCCGACGACGACGAGTTCGCCCTGCGGCGGCGCGTCGCCGCGCCGGGCGTTCGACGGACTGGGCACGATGGCGATCGAGAAATAGGGGACGTCGCCGTCCGAGACGTCGTCGGCGGCGTCGATCTTCTGCCGGGTCGTGCTGGCCCGCTCGACGTACCAGGTCTCGTCGATGCGCCCGGAGTCCTTCAACGCCTGCCGGACGGCCGGGTAGGTACGCCCGAGTTTCAGGATCGCGGCGGCATCGGTCTCCCGCAGCCGGCGGGTCAGTTCGCCCTGCGGAAGGGTGCCGGGGAGGACGGTGAGGATTTCCTCGCCCTCGACGAGCGGCATCGCCAGTGCGGCCGAGGCGGCGCTGATCGACGTGACCCCGGGAATCACCTCCGCCTCGAAGCGCTGCGCCAGCCGCTTGTGCATGTGCATGTAGGAGCTGTAGAACAGCGGGTCACCCGCCGCGAGCAGCGCCACCGAACGGCCGGCCTCGAGATGCGCGGCGAGCCGCCGCGATGCTTCCTCGTAGAACTCGTCCATCGCCCCCTGGTATCCGCCCGGGTGGTCGACGGTCTCGGTGGTGACCGGATAGACGAGGTGCTCCTCGACCTGGCCGTCACGCAGGTACGGCGCCGCGACCGCGCGGGAGATGCTCTTGCCGTGCCGGGCACTGTGGAACGCCACCACGTCGGCCTCGGCGATCACCCTCGCAGCCTTGACGGTCACCAGTTCCGGGTCACCCGGTCCGATGCCGACGCCCCACAGTTTCCCGGTCACCCGCTGTTCGGAGCTCATTCGACCTCGCTCGCAATCGCGTTCAGGGCCGCGGCCGTGATGGCGCTGCCGCCGCGGCGGCCGCGGACCACCAGATAGTCGAGTCCACTGGAGTGCTCGATCAACGCTTCCTTCGATTCCGCCGCGCCGATGAAACCGACGGGACCGCCGACGATCGCGGCAGGTCGCGGTGCGCCGGATTCGATCATGTCGAGCAGGTAGAACAGGGCGGTCGGGGCGTTGCCGATCGCGACGACGGCCCCCTCCAGTTTGCTGCCCCACAATTCGAGCGCGGCCGCCGAGCGAGTGTTCCCGATCTGTTCCGCCAGCACCGGCACCCGCGGATCACGCAGTGTGCAGAGCACCTCGTTGTCCGCCGGGAGCCGCTTGCGAGTGACGCCGGCGGCCACCATCTGCGCGTCGCACAGGATCGGGGCGCCACCCGCCAGCGCCGCGCGGGCAGCCTTCACGGCACCGGGGGTGAACGCGATGTCGTCCACGAGATCGACCTGACCGCTCGCGTGGATCATGCGGACCACGGCCTGCGAGACGTCCTCGGGAAAGGCACTGAGATCCGCCTCGGCGCGGATCGTGGCGAAGGACTGGCGGTAGATCTCCGCGCCGTCTCGGATGTACTCGATCATCCGCTCACGATAGAGGCACCGCGTTCACGGCTCCTCCACCCGGTAACCCGTCTCGGTGGCGACGACGTCGGCGACCGCACCCTTGGGCCGCCCACAGCAGCGGTCGCAGCCCGACCAGTGCTGCCGCCCCGCCACCGGGAGTTCACCGCTCGCGACGGCGTCCCGTGCGTCGGAGCGGACATCGGCGAGCGCCTTCTCGCAACCGGGCTGCCCGGTACACGCACTGACGTTCAGCCAGGGGGAATCCTCGTCGAAGATCAGGCCCATCGGGGCGAGGACGCGCACCACCTGCTCGGCGGACCACTCGTCGAGGTCGCACAGCAGCACCGATTTCCATGGCGTGACGATCACCGGCTTCTCGACCGCGGCGAGAAACTCCGCCAGCCGGGCGTCGAGGATCCCGAACGCCAGACCGCCGCCGAGCGTCACGTCGCCGTCCGGTTGGTCCAGCCACCCGATGGGTGGCCGGTGCTCGTCGAAGCCGCTCACCGGTTCCACGGTCGGGGTGAGTGCGAGCGCCGCCAGCGTCCGGTCGACCCCGTCGGCGATCTCGGCCAGCCGCCAGTGCCGATCACGCAGTTCCAGGAAGACGCGGGCGGCGTCGAGCAGCACGGACACCGTCTCCGTCCTCGCGATCCGGGCGCCGCTGTCCCGGCCTGCGAGGACCAGGGCCACCTCCGTCTGGCTGACCGCATGGACGCCGAAGTCGCCGCCGAGCGCCGAAACGTCGCCGCGCCCGTCGTCGAGGGTGAACAGGGTGCGGCCGGGCAGTTCGGCCAGCACGGAGTTCGCGCACAACGTCCGGTCGAGGTCGTCGACCAGATCCCGCAGATCCGCGAGACCACCGATCCGACCGGTCAGCGGGGAGACGAGGATGTTGCGCACCCGCTCGTGCGTCTCCGACGGCAGGAGGCCTACCTCGGCGAGGCGCCGGGCGAACTCCCGTGGGTCACCGACCGCCCGCAGTTGTGCGTTGCCCCGGGAGGTCAGTTCGATCTCGCCGTTCCCGAGGTCGCGGGCCGACTCCGCGAGCGTCTGCAACTGGGTGGCGGTCAGCACACCTCCGGGGAGGCGGACCCGGGCGAGCGCACCGTCGGCGGCCTGGTGGACCTGCAGCGCGCCGGGGCACGCATCGGGGCGGGAACGGGAGTCGACCATGGTCCCAGGTTACGTGCGGGCCCAGGTAGCATCACCAGCACTTGCGACGGCAGGAGAGGAAACCGGTGAAAATCCGGTGCGGTCGCGCCACTGTGAGCTCGCCGAACCCGGTGGGCGAGCCAGACCCTCACCTGCCGTCCTCCGACCTACGGTTCCGCACAGAACCACTGCCACGGGGCGCGACACCCCCAGGAAGGCTCCTCACGTGATCCTGCTGCTCTCCACCTCCGACACCGACCTGCTCAGCGCACGCGCCAGCGGGGCGGACTACCGCTGGGCCAACCCGGCCCGGCTGCTGGTCGAGGAGGACCTGCCGGGACTGCTCGACGGCGCCGACCTGGTCGTGGTGCGTATCCTCGGCGGCCGCCGGGCCTGGGAGGAGGGCCTCGACGCGGTCCTGGCCAGCGGGCTGCCCGTGGTGGTCCTCGGCGGCGAGCATGCCCCGGACGCCGAGTTGATGGAATGCTCGACGGTCGCGGCCGGTGTCTCGGCGGAGGCGCACAACTATCTCGCCGAGGGCGGCGCCGACAACCTCGCCCAGCTGCACCACTTCCTGTCGGACACCGTGCTGCTGACCGGACACGGTTTCGAGGCGCCGGTCCAACTGCCGAGCTGGGGTGTCGCGCCGTTCGCCCCCGATGCCGGCGCGGACCGCCCCACGATCGCGGTTCTCTACTACCGCGCCCAGCACCTGGCCGGGAACACCCGCTACATCGAGGCGCTCTGCGACGCCGTCGACGCGGCGGGCGGCACACCGCTGCCGATCTTCTGTGCGTCGCTGCGCACCGCCGAACCGGAGTTGCTGACGACGCTGCGCCGCGCGGACGCGATGGTGGTCACCGTGCTCGCCGCCGGCGGCACCAAACCGGCGGGCGCCTCTGCCGGCGGCGACGACGAGGCATGGGACGTCACCGCGCTGGCCGCGCTGGACGTGCCGATCCTGCAGGGGCTGTGCCTGACCAGCAGCCGTGAGTCGTGGGAATCCAACGACGACGGATTGTCGCCGCTCGATGTCGCCACCCAGGTCGCGGTCCCCGAATTCGACGGCCGCCTGATCACGGTGCCGTTCTCGTTCAAGGAGATCGACGCCGACGGGCTGTCCACCTATGTGCCGGACGCCGAGCGCGCCTCCCGGGTGGCGGGCATCGCCGTCCGGCACGCCCGGCTCCGGCGCATCCCCGCTCCGGAGCGCCGGATAGCCCTGATGCTGTCGGCGTACCCGACGAAGCACGCGCGCATCGGCAACGCCGTCGGGCTCGACACCCCGGCCAGTGCCATCCGGTTGCTCACCGAGATGCGGGCCGCCGGATACGATCTGGGCCCCGCGGACGGGCCCGACGCCGTCCCCGGTCTCGTTGCCCGGGACGGCGACGCGCTGATCCACGCCCTCATCGCCGCAGGCGGCCAGGACCCGGACTGGCTGACCGACGAGCAACTCGAGGGGAACCCGATCCGGATCTCCGCCGCGCGTTACCGCGAGTGGTTCTCGGCGCTGCCCGCCGAACTGCGCGAGGGTGTCGAGGAGCACTGGGGCCCCGCCCCGGGCGAGCTGTACGTCGACCGGTCCCAGGACCCTGCCGGTGAAATCGTGATCGCCGCAATGCAGTTCGGCAATCTCGTGCTGATGGTGCAGCCGCCGCGCGGATTCGGGGAGAAGCCGGTCGCGATCTACCACGACCCCGACCTGCCGCCGAGCCACCACTACCTCGCCGCCTATCGGTGGATCGCGGCAGACGCCGCCGCCGGTGGTTTCGGCGCCGACGCCGTCGTCCACCTCGGCAAGCACGGCAACCTCGAATGGCTGCCGGGGAAGACGCTCGGCATGTCCGCGTCGTGCGGCACCGACGCCGCGCTCGGCGACCTGCCGCTGATCTACCCGTTCCTCGTCAACGACCCGGGGGAGGGCACGCAGGCCAAGCGCCGCGCCCACGCGACCCTCGTCGATCACCTGATCCCGCCGATGGCCCGCGCCGAGAGTTACGGCGACATCTCGCGGCTCGAGCAACTCCTCGACGAGCACTCGAACATCTCCGCGCTCGACCCGTCCAAGCTGCCGGCCATCCGCCAGCAGATCTGGACGTTGATGCGCGCCGCCAAGATGGACCATGACCTAGGGCTGGAGGAACGTCCCGAGGAGGACGTGTTCGACGACATGCTGTTGCACGTCGACGGCTGGCTGTGCGAGATCAAGGACGTCCAGATCCGGGACGGCCTCCACGTGCTCGGTGCGGCGCCCCGGGACGACGCCGAGGTCGAACTGGTGCTCGCCATGCTGCGCGCCCGGCAGATGTGGGGCGGCGAGCAGAACGTCCCCGGACTCCGCGAGGCGCTCGGGCTCAGCGAGGACGGCGACGAGTCCCGCACCCGCGTGGACGAGATCGAGCAGCAGGCGCATGCGCTGGTGCAGGGCATGCACGACGCCGACTGGAATCCGGACGCCGCCGACACCCTCACCGGCGACGCCACGGTCGCGAAGATCCTGCGCTTCGCGGCCACCGAGGTGGCGCCACGCCTGCGGGAGACGGACAACGAGATCGCTCAGGTGCTGCACGCGCTCGACGGCGGTTTCATCGCCGCCGGACCGAGCGGGTCGCCGCTGCGCGGGTTGATCAACGTGCTCCCGACGGGCCGGAACTTCTACTCCGTCGACCCGAAGGCCGTGCCGTCCCGGCTCGCCTGGGAGACCGGCCAGGCGATGGCCGAGTCGTTGCTGGACCGCTACAAGTCCGATCACGGGGAGTGGCCGCGGTCGGTGGGTCTGTCGGTGTGGGGCACGTCCGCGATGCGCACCTCCGGTGACGACATCGCCGAGGTGTTCGCGCTCCTCGGCGTCCGCCCGGTGTGGGACGAGGCGAGCCGGCGCGTGGTGAACCTCGAGGTGATCGACCTCGAGGAACTGGGCCGTCCGCGCATCGACGTCACGGTCCGGATCAGCGGCTTCTTCCGGGACGCGTTCCCGCACGTTCTGGCGCTGCTCGACGACGCCGTCCGGCTCGTCGCCGCATTGGACGAACCGGCCGAGAGCAACTTCGTGCGTGCCCATGCACAGGCGGATCTCGCCGAGCACGGCGACGAACGGCGCGCGACCACCCGCATCTTCGGGTCCAAGCCGGGCACCTACGGGGCCGGACTGCTGCAGCTGATCGATTCCAAGAGCTGGCGCGGCGACGCCGACCTCGCCGACGTGTACACCACGTGGGGTGGCTTCGCGTACGGTCGCGGCCTCGACGGCGCACCCGCTGCCGACGACATGCGGACGGCATACCGGCGAATCACCGTGGCGGCCAAGAACACCGACACCCGCGAACACGACATCGCCGACGCCGACGACTACTTCCAGTACCACGGCGGCATGGTCGCGACCGTGCGGGCGCTCACCGGGAAGTCGCCCGAGGCGTACATCGGCGACAGCACCCGGCCCGAGTCGGTGCGCACCCGGACCCTGTCGGAGGAGACGTCCCGCGTCTTCCGTGCCCGGGTCGTGAACCCGCGGTGGCTCGAGGCGATGCGCCGCCACGGCTACAAGGGTGCATTCGAGATGGCGGCGACCGTCGACTACCTGTTCGGATACGACGCCACCACCAATGTCGTCGCCGACTGGATGTACGAGAAACTCGCCGAGTCGTACGTGCTGGACGAGCAGAACCGCAAGTTCATGGAACAGTCCAATCCGTGGGCCCTGCACGGCATCGCCGAACGCCTCCTCGAGGCGGCCGAGCGCGACATGTGGGAGCACCCCGAGCAGCGGACCCTCGACGGACTGCGACAGGTCTACCTCGAAACCGAAGGCGAACTCGAAGGGGACTGACCGGCTTCGGTCTAGCATGGGCCGGGTGACCACAGAATTCGATCGGGTGTCGTCCGCGAAGTATGTCCTGCTCACCACGTTTCGGAAAGACGGCACCCCGGTGGCGACGCCGCTGTGGGCTGCCGCCGACGGTGACCGTCTGCTGATGTGGACGGTCACCGACTCCTACAAGGTCAAACGCATCCGCCGCAATCCGGAGGTGACGGTGGCCGCGTGCGATGCGCGCGGCAAGCCGAAGGGCCCCGAGGTTCCCGCCCGCGCCGTCATCCTCGACGCCGCGGACACCGATCACACGCGCGACGTGATCGCCCGCAAGTACGGCATCCTCGGCTGGCTCACGATGAAGGGCAGCCTGCTGCGCCGAGGGAAGACCGGCACCATCGGACTCGCCGTCACGGCCGACGACCGGTAGCGAGAGCGCGCGCGATCGGCGTGCGGGGACTGCGCGTCCCGCTGGTCAGGCCAGATCGCGGAGATGCTCGGCGATCATGCGCTGCGCGGTGTGCGGGGTGTCGGTGGCGCCGAGCAGCACGTGCATCGCAGCACCGTCGACGAGGGCGTGCAGGCGCATCGCCTCGGCGTCGACGTCGAGCCCGGGCGCGATCAGCCCCCGTTGCGCGAGATCGGTCAGGATCGCTGCGCACGCACCGCGGAGTTGCCGCTGGGCGTCGAGAGCGATTTCCTTCAGCATCGGGTGGGCGGGACTCTCGGCGACGAGGGCCAGGTTCACTTCCATTTCACAGCGCCGGCGATCGTCGA
It includes:
- a CDS encoding alpha/beta fold hydrolase, which gives rise to MNCSPISSVDGRGPGRVLPQIAGVDERYTDEIQGRHASIDVPVTVVWGRDDAWIPVDHAEELARLIPGAAFEIIDDAGHRIQFDAPVALATAPHRWLTARSTRR
- the bla gene encoding class A beta-lactamase, which gives rise to MLTHRNHPKRRRIGRRGFSALALALPVLAGACTATAEQAPPTTSAATAPDVQSLDAKIDALEARYSTRIGVAAVNTATGEVYSHRGEERFAMCSTFKAYASAAVLRKVEDGTISLDDTVVVEPGDLVENSPVTAAAVGTPMTLGQIAEAALTQSDNTAGNYLLREVGGPQAITALARDVGDESTRLDRWETELNTAFRGDPRDTTTPNGLAQGVRALLLRDVLDAASRDQLLDWMRSSKTSDKRMRAGLPPGWSAADKTGGGGFGTANDAGVVWSPEGDPIALTILTDSLTDQEDAQGNNQAIADSTAAVIDGLTAP
- a CDS encoding LysR family transcriptional regulator, with amino-acid sequence MIAMDLLRHLSFFVAVAEEGHFGNAAQRLGMTQPPLSQGVRRLEQRLGTELVQRGARGVGLTDAGRQLLPRARLLVADAARFEDEAQRIAGGRDAPVRWGVPHSVADGVVVRCVRVLRDADEARDTRVVTTTASTTELVDAVRAGSLDVAVVEHPALLTGLDSGPVLKLRRWVVVPDDHPVATTKKAQVRMLRGLTLATGPRSDNPPAHDLFVDLWRARGLDPDIVVAPGPRELLTHVSAGGHFGVTATAPTVMPGVAWVDLLRDELALRLRVVWRPGADVAVSAAALDRVLFKADR
- a CDS encoding serine hydrolase produces the protein MTPSAEKRIRDVFADAGCIGWLHARRVGTPDQGAGDIAVGADDLVVLASVYKLPLFVSLCRAFDSGELSPTATVRVTPADCTPGPTGVSTFRDPVVLSWRDLALSMMTVSDNAAADLVLGRVGLESVERVLSDLGLTSTRVIGGTADAHSSLVIDAHAHTTAEAFAALADNDEAWTVSAYDPSYASATTPRDMTTLLDAIWTGRAVPGPHAAFVRQAMSAQVWQHRIRSGFPYSDVDVAGKTGTIGAIRNEVAVVTFPGEVPVAVAVFTRAARADPVLPVVDAAIGHAARIAVTELRSGRLD
- a CDS encoding precorrin-2 C(20)-methyltransferase, whose translation is MSSEQRVTGKLWGVGIGPGDPELVTVKAARVIAEADVVAFHSARHGKSISRAVAAPYLRDGQVEEHLVYPVTTETVDHPGGYQGAMDEFYEEASRRLAAHLEAGRSVALLAAGDPLFYSSYMHMHKRLAQRFEAEVIPGVTSISAASAALAMPLVEGEEILTVLPGTLPQGELTRRLRETDAAAILKLGRTYPAVRQALKDSGRIDETWYVERASTTRQKIDAADDVSDGDVPYFSIAIVPSPSNARRGDAPPQGELVVVGLGPGDQAWTTPEVQHELSLATDLVGYGPYIDRVPERPGQRRHSSDNRVEAERAAMALDLAKNGARVAVVSSGDPGVFAMAAAVLEVAAEEQWRGVPVRVLPGMTAANAVASRVGAPLGHDYAVLSLSDRLKPWDVVAQRISAVASADMAFAVYNPASKSRTWQVAAMRDLVLEHRSPDTPVIIGRDVAGAQESVRVVRLADLDPAEIDMRCLLIVGSSMTTVVENEHGPRVFTPRRYPG
- a CDS encoding precorrin-8X methylmutase gives rise to the protein MIEYIRDGAEIYRQSFATIRAEADLSAFPEDVSQAVVRMIHASGQVDLVDDIAFTPGAVKAARAALAGGAPILCDAQMVAAGVTRKRLPADNEVLCTLRDPRVPVLAEQIGNTRSAAALELWGSKLEGAVVAIGNAPTALFYLLDMIESGAPRPAAIVGGPVGFIGAAESKEALIEHSSGLDYLVVRGRRGGSAITAAALNAIASEVE
- the cobG gene encoding precorrin-3B synthase — encoded protein: MVDSRSRPDACPGALQVHQAADGALARVRLPGGVLTATQLQTLAESARDLGNGEIELTSRGNAQLRAVGDPREFARRLAEVGLLPSETHERVRNILVSPLTGRIGGLADLRDLVDDLDRTLCANSVLAELPGRTLFTLDDGRGDVSALGGDFGVHAVSQTEVALVLAGRDSGARIARTETVSVLLDAARVFLELRDRHWRLAEIADGVDRTLAALALTPTVEPVSGFDEHRPPIGWLDQPDGDVTLGGGLAFGILDARLAEFLAAVEKPVIVTPWKSVLLCDLDEWSAEQVVRVLAPMGLIFDEDSPWLNVSACTGQPGCEKALADVRSDARDAVASGELPVAGRQHWSGCDRCCGRPKGAVADVVATETGYRVEEP
- a CDS encoding cobaltochelatase subunit CobN, giving the protein MILLLSTSDTDLLSARASGADYRWANPARLLVEEDLPGLLDGADLVVVRILGGRRAWEEGLDAVLASGLPVVVLGGEHAPDAELMECSTVAAGVSAEAHNYLAEGGADNLAQLHHFLSDTVLLTGHGFEAPVQLPSWGVAPFAPDAGADRPTIAVLYYRAQHLAGNTRYIEALCDAVDAAGGTPLPIFCASLRTAEPELLTTLRRADAMVVTVLAAGGTKPAGASAGGDDEAWDVTALAALDVPILQGLCLTSSRESWESNDDGLSPLDVATQVAVPEFDGRLITVPFSFKEIDADGLSTYVPDAERASRVAGIAVRHARLRRIPAPERRIALMLSAYPTKHARIGNAVGLDTPASAIRLLTEMRAAGYDLGPADGPDAVPGLVARDGDALIHALIAAGGQDPDWLTDEQLEGNPIRISAARYREWFSALPAELREGVEEHWGPAPGELYVDRSQDPAGEIVIAAMQFGNLVLMVQPPRGFGEKPVAIYHDPDLPPSHHYLAAYRWIAADAAAGGFGADAVVHLGKHGNLEWLPGKTLGMSASCGTDAALGDLPLIYPFLVNDPGEGTQAKRRAHATLVDHLIPPMARAESYGDISRLEQLLDEHSNISALDPSKLPAIRQQIWTLMRAAKMDHDLGLEERPEEDVFDDMLLHVDGWLCEIKDVQIRDGLHVLGAAPRDDAEVELVLAMLRARQMWGGEQNVPGLREALGLSEDGDESRTRVDEIEQQAHALVQGMHDADWNPDAADTLTGDATVAKILRFAATEVAPRLRETDNEIAQVLHALDGGFIAAGPSGSPLRGLINVLPTGRNFYSVDPKAVPSRLAWETGQAMAESLLDRYKSDHGEWPRSVGLSVWGTSAMRTSGDDIAEVFALLGVRPVWDEASRRVVNLEVIDLEELGRPRIDVTVRISGFFRDAFPHVLALLDDAVRLVAALDEPAESNFVRAHAQADLAEHGDERRATTRIFGSKPGTYGAGLLQLIDSKSWRGDADLADVYTTWGGFAYGRGLDGAPAADDMRTAYRRITVAAKNTDTREHDIADADDYFQYHGGMVATVRALTGKSPEAYIGDSTRPESVRTRTLSEETSRVFRARVVNPRWLEAMRRHGYKGAFEMAATVDYLFGYDATTNVVADWMYEKLAESYVLDEQNRKFMEQSNPWALHGIAERLLEAAERDMWEHPEQRTLDGLRQVYLETEGELEGD
- a CDS encoding PPOX class F420-dependent oxidoreductase, whose protein sequence is MGRVTTEFDRVSSAKYVLLTTFRKDGTPVATPLWAAADGDRLLMWTVTDSYKVKRIRRNPEVTVAACDARGKPKGPEVPARAVILDAADTDHTRDVIARKYGILGWLTMKGSLLRRGKTGTIGLAVTADDR